The following nucleotide sequence is from Deinococcus aerius.
GAACTGCCCGGTGCCCGCTACGAGGTGCAGATTCGCTCCATCCTCCAGCACGCCTGGGCCGAGATTGAGCACGACCTGGGCTACAAGAACCGTGAGGCCGTCCCGCGCGAGGTGCGGCGCCGCTTCTACCGCCTGGCGGGCCTGCTGGAGATGGCCGACGAGGAGTTCATGGCCCTGCACCGCATGGTCCGCGACTACGCCGCCACCCTGCCCGCCCGCGTCGCCGAGGACCCCGAGAGCGTCTTCATCGACGCGCAGAGCATGAAGTACCTCCTCTCCACCTCGCCCGTCCACGACCTCGACGAGGACCTCGCCGCCGCCCTGCGCGTCCCCCTCCTCGCGGGCTGGCCCGACCCCGAGCGCCCGCAGCGCCTCGCCAGCCTGCTGCACTACGTCGGCGTGCACTCGGTCGGGGGCCTGCTGCGTGACCTCGCCCGGCACGCGGCGGAGGTGCGGACCTTCGGGGCGATCCTGATGCCCCGCCTGCCCGAGACGTGGAAGCCCATCGGGGGGCTGCGGCCCGGCATCAGCCTCGTGCAGTACGCCCTGCTGCGGGCCTGCGCCAACCCCACCCTCGACCCCGACGAGGTGGTCCGGGTTCTCGACCTGAGCGGGCGGGAAACCCTGGAGGAGATGGTGGCGAAGGTGCGCGAGGTCTACGGGCAGGTCATGGGGCACTCGGCGGCGGACTGAGGAAGCCCCCCGGGCTCAACTTGTCCGGCGAATCGGAAAGACCACCTCCACCACATGCCGCTGCGCCGGCTCCGGGTCGTGGCTCAGGTACACCTCCCGCAGCGGCCCGGCGACCTCCAGCTCGCGTTCGGCCACCCAGCGGGCCACGGCCTCAAACGCCTGCGGCAGGGCGGAATAGGGGCCGACGTGCCGGTTGCAGGCGACCTCCCCACCGGGCAGTTCCCCGCCCACGACCCGCCCCTCGCCCTCGGCCCGGGTGGGAACCGGCACGGCGCAGTCCACCGGGACGACCTCGCCCTCCTCCGGCAGGGGGTAGGCGCACCAGGGCGCTCCCGCCGCCGGAAGATTCCGGCGCTCCATCAGGGCGCAGACCTCGGCCATCGCCTGGCGCAGGACTCCACCCGTCTCGGGCAAGGCCACCTCCTCCCGCACGAACCGGTGCGGCTCTGTTCTGAGGCGGACTCGGTATTCCATAGGAACCTCCTGAAGGAGCGTCTCCAGCGCGGCAAGTTGGTCCGGGGTGGACGCGAGCCGACGCTCCAGCCGCTCCCGGTGCGCCTCCAGCACGGCCCGCCTCCGGGGTGTCCGCCGACACGTAGGCGCGGATGGCCTCCAGGGGAACGTCGAGGTCGCGCAGGGTGCGGATCATCCGGGCCGCCCCCACCTGATCGAGGCGGTAGAGCCGGGAGCCGCTGCCCGACTCGACCCGGGCGGGGGGGAGCAGGCCGAGGTCGCCGTACAGCCGCAGCGCCCGCGGGGTGAGGCGGGCGAGCTGGGCGAAGCGGCCGATGGGGACGAGCTGGGACATGGAACTTCTCCTTGGGGGCCAGTGTTGGGCTTGACGCGGCGTCAAAGTCAAGCCCCTCATCCCGGCAGCGC
It contains:
- a CDS encoding GTP pyrophosphokinase, whose translation is MNSEALVQAYREALPEYERLRDAVVAHTTRLLTEAGLNIHHVTGRVKRPASLGDKLRRKPGRYTGLEDVTDLVGVRVITYFASDVNVVARLMEEHHVVDWDHSIDKSRMHDPDRFGYLGVHYVLRAEPDLVPELPGARYEVQIRSILQHAWAEIEHDLGYKNREAVPREVRRRFYRLAGLLEMADEEFMALHRMVRDYAATLPARVAEDPESVFIDAQSMKYLLSTSPVHDLDEDLAAALRVPLLAGWPDPERPQRLASLLHYVGVHSVGGLLRDLARHAAEVRTFGAILMPRLPETWKPIGGLRPGISLVQYALLRACANPTLDPDEVVRVLDLSGRETLEEMVAKVREVYGQVMGHSAAD
- a CDS encoding GyrI-like domain-containing protein; the protein is MLEAHRERLERRLASTPDQLAALETLLQEVPMEYRVRLRTEPHRFVREEVALPETGGVLRQAMAEVCALMERRNLPAAGAPWCAYPLPEEGEVVPVDCAVPVPTRAEGEGRVVGGELPGGEVACNRHVGPYSALPQAFEAVARWVAERELEVAGPLREVYLSHDPEPAQRHVVEVVFPIRRTS